From Camelina sativa cultivar DH55 chromosome 7, Cs, whole genome shotgun sequence, one genomic window encodes:
- the LOC104699651 gene encoding GDSL esterase/lipase At3g62280, which translates to MDYVVSSLRCFFLTLCISLLVCSNSVISSKSNKKPILINFGDSNSDTGGVLAGVGLPIGLPHGITFFHRGTGRLGDGRLIVDFFCKHLKMTYLSPYLDSLSPNFKRGVNFAVSGATALPVFSFPLAIQIRQFVHFKNRSQELISSGRRDLIDDNGYKNALYMIDIGQNDLLLALYDSNLTYTPVVQKIPSMLLEIKKAIQTVYLYGGRKFWVHNTGPLGCAPKELAIHPHNESDLDRIGCFRVHNEVAKAFNKGLLSLCNELRSQFKDATLVYVDIYSIKCKLSADFKRYGFVDPLMACCGYGGRPNNYDRKATCGQPGSTICRNVTKAIVWDGVHYTEAANRFVVDAVLTNRYSYPKISLDGFW; encoded by the exons ATGGATTACGTTGTTTCTTCTCTACGATGCTTCTTCCTAACTTTATGTATATCTCTTTTGGTTTGCTCTAACTCGGTAATTAGTTCCAAATCAAACAAGAAACCTATATTGATAAACTTCGGCGACTCTAACTCCGACACCGGAGGAGTTCTTGCTGGCGTTGGTCTTCCTATCGGACTCCCTCATGGCATCACCTTCTTCCATAGAGGCACTGGTCGGCTTGGAGACGGTCGACTCATCGTTGACTTCTTCT gtAAACATTTAAAGATGACATATCTGAGTCCATATTTGGATTCACTCTCACCAAATTTCAAAAGAGGAGTCAATTTCGCAGTCTCCGGAGCCACCGCTCTTCCTGTCTTTTCCTTCCCTCTTGCCATTCAAATCCGCCAGTTCGTCCACTTCAAAAACCGTTCTCAAGAACTTATCTCTTCCG GGAGAAGAGATCTTATTGACGACAATGGATATAAAAACGCATTGTACATGATCGATATTGGACAAAATGATCTTTTACTTGCTCTATACGATTCAAATTTAACGTATACACCCGTTGTCCAGAAAATACCTTCCATGCTTCTAGAGATCAAGAAAGCCATACAG ACCGTATATTTATACGGAGGGAGGAAGTTTTGGGTACATAACACAGGCCCATTGGGCTGTGCACCCAAAGAATTGGCGATTCACCCGCATAACGAATCAGATCTTGACCGGATTGGTTGTTTCCGGGTTCACAACGAGGTCGCAAAAGCCTTCAACAAAGGACTCTTGAGTCTCTGCAACGAACTGAGGTCCCAATTCAAAGACGCCACTCTCGTCTACGTTGATATTTACTCCATCAAGTGCAAACTCTCCGCCGATTTCAAACGATACG GATTTGTGGATCCGTTAATGGCTTGTTGCGGTTATGGAGGAAGGCCCAACAACTACGATCGGAAAGCAACTTGTGGTCAACCCGGTTCAACTATTTGTCGTAATGTAACCAAAGCTATTGTATGGGATGGAGTTCATTATACCGAAGCTGCTAACCGGTTTGTTGTTGATGCGGTTTTGACGAATCGGTACTCTTACCCAAAAATTTCCCTCGACGGGTTTTGGTAg
- the LOC104704135 gene encoding uncharacterized protein LOC104704135 has translation MDIIGCYGRASGHEVNLVKSSIMFGKKVPADIRSQLKSVIGISKEGGMGSYLGILENLQGSKTKVFSYVKDRLDDRVNGWSAKCLSKWKSNDKARGMHWVAWDRLCKDKCEGGLGFRALEQFNEAMLAK, from the exons ATGGACATAATTGGCTGTTATGGTAGAGCATCGGGGCATGAGGTTAATCTGGTTAAATCCTCTATTATGTTTGGCAAAAAGGTTCCTGCCGATATACGTTCCCAGTTGAAATCAGTTATTGGTATTTCTAAGGAAGGCggtatgggttcttatttgggtATTCTTGAAAACCTGCAAGGCtcgaaaactaaggtttttagttACGTTAAGGATCGATTGGACGATCGAGTCAATGGTTGGTCCGCCAAATGTTTATCTAAG TGGAAGTCCAATGATAAGGCTCGAGGTATGCATTGGGTTGCTTGGGATAGATTGTGTAAAGATAAATGTGAAGGAGGATTAGGTTTCCGAGCTTTGGAACAATTCAATGAAGCCATGCTGGCCAAATAG